From one Candidatus Omnitrophota bacterium genomic stretch:
- the bamA gene encoding outer membrane protein assembly factor BamA, protein MRRYKIIAILILPVMLCGVFTAVSYSQGAAGNEGRTIASVNVKNNRVISTETILAKIKTRAQEKFSQDVVNDDIKRLYAMQFFTDISIDVEERDDGVAVTFLVEEKPVIEDIVFKGNTALRSQKLKSTMKSKPNEMLNLTLLAQDIAEIKEQYIKKGYPLAEVAYTLGVDKETNKATINIAVDEKTHIKVASINISGNKAVPTNKIKKILGTKPAWLFNPGVFKEEVLQEDLDKIRAMYDDIGYLDVDAVPRLDYIENGTKLNINVDVIEGKQYKVGDISVKGNLVLPEKDVNGRITMKKGKPFSTRMLRDDSSAVRQYYYKYGYMNVIVDVDRQLNQDTGDIDIVYNVDAKEIVYVGKIEVKGNTKTRDVVVRREVRLYPGDKFDGDKIRRSKERIYNLGFFENVGFDTEATGNPNVQDLVVNVKETKTGEFSFGGGYSSVDMLLGFVEITQRNFDLLNFPSFTGAGQNLSIKAEIGMVRNNFDLAWTEPWIFGYPYLFGFDVYRTTHYQKGELGWAYDESRTGFNMRLGKEFTDYIRADLNYRIEEVQISDVIDNASQDFKDEAGKNWISKLTFDLTVDTRDNIFNPMRGYVANGYVENAGGIIMGDKDFVKGGASAAYYHTFFQKIVLEVKGRLGLESAYSDTAKVPIYERFYAGGANTIRGYKERRVGPRDTGSNEPIGGESMLIGNAELTFPIYERVIKGAVFYDVGNVWGKMGDFVRGGEFRSGAGVGLRVKTPVGPVKVDYGYPLNKNYQDERTGEFYFSMSRGF, encoded by the coding sequence GTGAGACGCTACAAAATAATCGCGATCCTTATATTGCCTGTGATGCTGTGCGGCGTTTTTACGGCCGTTTCTTATTCACAAGGCGCCGCCGGGAACGAGGGAAGGACCATTGCAAGCGTAAATGTAAAGAATAACAGGGTCATCAGCACCGAGACCATATTAGCCAAGATAAAGACGAGGGCGCAGGAAAAATTCAGTCAGGATGTCGTTAACGACGATATAAAAAGACTTTATGCGATGCAGTTCTTTACCGATATATCAATAGACGTGGAAGAGCGCGACGACGGCGTGGCCGTGACGTTCCTTGTGGAAGAGAAACCGGTCATCGAAGATATCGTTTTTAAGGGCAATACGGCCCTGCGGAGCCAGAAGCTTAAATCGACGATGAAATCGAAACCCAATGAAATGCTTAATCTCACTTTGCTGGCCCAGGATATAGCCGAAATAAAAGAACAATATATAAAGAAAGGTTATCCGCTCGCGGAGGTCGCGTATACGCTTGGTGTGGATAAAGAGACCAATAAGGCGACCATTAACATCGCGGTAGACGAAAAGACGCATATAAAGGTGGCGAGCATCAACATCTCCGGCAATAAGGCCGTACCTACAAACAAGATAAAGAAGATATTGGGGACGAAGCCCGCATGGCTCTTCAACCCGGGAGTATTTAAAGAAGAAGTTTTACAGGAGGACCTCGACAAGATAAGGGCTATGTACGACGATATAGGGTATCTTGACGTTGACGCCGTGCCGAGATTGGATTACATAGAGAACGGCACTAAACTCAACATCAATGTGGATGTGATAGAAGGCAAGCAGTATAAGGTCGGCGACATATCGGTAAAAGGCAACCTCGTCCTGCCCGAAAAAGACGTTAACGGCAGGATAACGATGAAGAAGGGGAAACCTTTTTCTACCAGGATGCTGCGCGATGATTCCTCGGCCGTAAGGCAATATTATTATAAATATGGGTATATGAACGTCATTGTCGATGTGGATCGGCAGCTGAACCAGGATACGGGTGATATCGATATCGTATATAATGTCGACGCCAAAGAGATCGTGTATGTCGGCAAGATAGAGGTTAAGGGCAATACGAAGACCAGGGATGTCGTGGTCAGGAGGGAAGTCAGGCTGTACCCCGGAGATAAGTTCGACGGAGACAAGATAAGGCGTTCGAAGGAGAGGATATATAACCTCGGATTTTTCGAGAACGTCGGTTTCGATACCGAGGCGACCGGGAATCCGAATGTCCAGGATCTCGTAGTGAACGTCAAAGAGACGAAGACCGGCGAATTCTCCTTCGGCGGCGGGTATAGTTCGGTGGATATGTTATTGGGCTTCGTGGAGATAACGCAGAGGAATTTCGATCTCTTGAATTTCCCTTCATTTACCGGCGCCGGACAGAACCTGTCGATCAAGGCCGAGATAGGCATGGTCAGGAATAATTTCGATCTGGCATGGACAGAGCCGTGGATATTCGGATATCCCTACCTTTTCGGGTTCGACGTTTACAGGACGACCCATTACCAGAAAGGCGAGCTGGGATGGGCGTATGATGAGTCCAGGACGGGATTCAACATGAGGCTGGGAAAAGAGTTTACGGATTATATCAGGGCCGATCTTAACTACAGGATAGAGGAAGTACAGATATCGGATGTCATCGATAACGCGTCCCAGGACTTCAAAGACGAAGCGGGAAAGAATTGGATATCGAAATTGACGTTCGACCTTACAGTAGATACCCGGGATAACATATTCAATCCTATGAGAGGTTACGTAGCCAACGGTTACGTAGAGAACGCCGGCGGCATCATAATGGGCGATAAGGATTTCGTAAAAGGCGGCGCCTCGGCGGCGTATTACCATACATTCTTCCAAAAAATAGTCCTCGAGGTAAAGGGAAGGCTCGGTCTCGAGAGCGCGTATAGCGATACGGCAAAGGTGCCCATATACGAACGGTTCTACGCCGGCGGAGCGAATACAATACGCGGATATAAGGAAAGACGCGTGGGCCCGAGAGATACCGGGTCCAATGAGCCCATAGGAGGCGAGAGCATGCTTATAGGCAACGCGGAACTTACCTTCCCTATATACGAGAGGGTGATAAAAGGGGCGGTATTCTATGACGTAGGTAATGTATGGGGTAAGATGGGAGATTTTGTCAGAGGCGGGGAATTTCGTTCCGGCGCGGGAGTCGGCTTAAGGGTTAAGACCCCGGTCGGTCCCGTGAAGGTGGATTACGGTTATCCGCTGAATAAGAATTATCAGGACGAAAGGACCGGAGAGTTCTATTTCAGTATGTCGAGGGGGTTTTAG
- a CDS encoding OmpH family outer membrane protein yields MKKLMVLAVAAVFAFGLFTGVAGEVYAKEYKLAYVDLAKVFDEYKKTKDSEKNLEEKGKAKEAERNKMVDELRKLKDEQALLSEKGKADKQKVIDEKIKVLQAFDSKAQAELMKERNDLLGGIMKDIEKVIGDYAKEAGYDIVLNSRMLLYGGEQYDVTAEVLKRLNK; encoded by the coding sequence ATGAAGAAGCTGATGGTTTTAGCGGTAGCGGCAGTTTTTGCATTTGGCCTTTTCACCGGCGTGGCGGGAGAGGTTTACGCTAAGGAATACAAGCTCGCTTATGTAGACCTGGCGAAAGTATTTGATGAATATAAGAAGACTAAGGATTCGGAAAAAAACCTAGAAGAAAAAGGCAAGGCGAAAGAGGCCGAACGGAATAAGATGGTAGATGAATTGAGGAAACTCAAGGATGAGCAGGCTCTTCTTTCGGAAAAAGGCAAGGCCGATAAGCAGAAGGTCATAGATGAGAAGATAAAAGTTCTGCAGGCATTCGATAGTAAGGCCCAGGCCGAGCTCATGAAGGAGAGGAACGATCTTCTTGGCGGCATCATGAAGGACATAGAAAAGGTCATCGGCGACTACGCTAAAGAAGCGGGTTACGACATAGTGCTCAATTCGCGCATGCTGTTATACGGCGGAGAACAGTACGACGTGACGGCTGAGGTACTCAAAAGGCTGAATAAGTAA
- the lpxD gene encoding UDP-3-O-(3-hydroxymyristoyl)glucosamine N-acyltransferase has product MSKKVKEIARFIGGEVVGDGEILIKGINGINEAREGDLSFLLNIKCDGLLEKTCASCVVVPKTIKKSCQKPLIKVDDPSTAFSKIIDVLFPERIPHPKGVHPTAVISKSARLSRNAAVGPYAVIEDGAEIGDNTAIYPFCYVGKNAKVGKDCIIYPNVTVREEVIIGNRVIIHSGTIVGSDGFGYDVQPDGTFFKIPQVGTVVLEDDVELGACVTIDRARFNKTVIGKGSKIDNLVQIAHNVILGPNCVIAAQTGISGSTELGRNVIFGGQVGVADHLKIGDFVRAGAKTGISKSFPANTTLFWYPAKPVDKARDIIASIGLLPKLYERVRALESRIKELEK; this is encoded by the coding sequence ATGTCTAAAAAAGTAAAGGAAATAGCGCGGTTCATCGGCGGCGAAGTCGTCGGCGACGGCGAGATTTTGATAAAAGGCATAAACGGCATTAATGAGGCGCGCGAAGGGGACCTCTCTTTCCTGCTGAACATTAAATGCGACGGTCTGCTGGAGAAGACGTGCGCCAGCTGCGTAGTGGTGCCGAAGACCATAAAGAAGAGTTGTCAGAAACCTCTTATCAAGGTCGATGACCCGTCGACCGCTTTCTCTAAGATAATCGATGTCCTGTTCCCGGAAAGGATCCCGCATCCGAAAGGTGTCCATCCTACGGCGGTGATATCGAAGAGCGCCAGGCTCTCCCGCAACGCCGCTGTGGGGCCGTATGCTGTCATCGAGGACGGCGCCGAGATAGGCGATAATACCGCGATTTATCCATTCTGCTATGTAGGCAAAAATGCCAAAGTAGGTAAAGACTGTATTATATATCCCAATGTCACCGTCAGGGAAGAGGTGATCATCGGGAATAGAGTCATAATACATTCCGGCACGATAGTCGGAAGCGACGGGTTCGGTTACGATGTCCAGCCGGATGGGACCTTTTTTAAGATACCGCAGGTAGGAACCGTCGTCCTGGAAGATGACGTCGAATTGGGCGCCTGCGTAACGATAGACCGCGCCAGATTTAATAAGACTGTAATAGGTAAGGGGTCCAAGATAGACAATCTGGTCCAGATAGCGCACAATGTCATCCTGGGCCCGAATTGCGTTATAGCGGCTCAAACAGGTATATCCGGGAGCACCGAACTTGGCAGGAACGTGATATTCGGGGGCCAGGTAGGAGTGGCGGACCATCTTAAGATAGGTGACTTTGTCCGCGCCGGCGCCAAGACCGGCATATCTAAATCTTTTCCCGCCAACACTACTTTGTTCTGGTATCCGGCAAAACCGGTAGATAAGGCGAGAGATATCATAGCGTCTATCGGGCTCTTGCCCAAACTCTATGAACGCGTCCGCGCGCTGGAATCCAGGATAAAAGAATTAGAGAAGTGA
- the lpxC gene encoding UDP-3-O-acyl-N-acetylglucosamine deacetylase — MIPIRQRTIKDQVVVEGVGLQTGKPITLKLNSAPANSGVNFIRTDLPNKPLLNIRSLGPTMNQNILPKHSGGSVHSCHEPNEVLVHGKAPERRTTLGTGPLQIQTTEHFLAALSGLGIDNITAELDNVELPGLDGSALGFVEALKKAGMREQDEPRKVLKAENAVWVRGDDNILAVFPSDEFKISYTMSYKNPSLGTHFFEIAVNEKSFEKEIAPARTFCLKEEALILLKMGLGKGANYDNTLVISKEGPVKNKLRFADEPVRHKVLDLIGDLYILGMPLIGHVVAVKSGHKLNMELVKKLKKE; from the coding sequence GTGATCCCTATTAGACAAAGGACGATAAAAGATCAGGTTGTGGTGGAAGGCGTCGGCCTCCAGACAGGCAAGCCGATAACATTAAAGCTTAACAGCGCCCCCGCAAATTCAGGCGTAAATTTCATAAGGACCGATCTTCCAAATAAACCCCTTTTAAACATACGATCTTTAGGCCCAACTATGAACCAGAACATTCTCCCCAAACACTCCGGGGGTTCGGTTCATAGTTGCCATGAACCGAACGAAGTTCTGGTTCATGGCAAGGCCCCGGAACGCAGGACTACTCTGGGCACAGGCCCACTCCAGATACAGACAACGGAACATTTTCTCGCCGCTCTTTCAGGCCTCGGTATAGATAATATAACCGCCGAATTGGATAATGTAGAACTGCCCGGCCTGGACGGAAGCGCATTAGGCTTTGTCGAGGCGTTGAAGAAGGCCGGGATGCGGGAGCAGGACGAGCCCCGGAAGGTATTGAAAGCGGAGAACGCTGTTTGGGTCAGGGGCGATGACAATATATTGGCTGTCTTTCCGAGCGATGAATTCAAGATCTCGTACACGATGTCTTACAAGAACCCGTCTCTCGGGACCCATTTTTTTGAGATAGCCGTGAACGAAAAGTCCTTTGAAAAGGAGATAGCGCCGGCAAGGACGTTCTGCCTGAAAGAAGAGGCCCTCATACTTTTGAAGATGGGGTTGGGCAAGGGAGCCAATTACGATAACACCCTTGTAATAAGTAAAGAGGGCCCGGTGAAGAATAAACTGAGGTTCGCCGATGAACCTGTCAGGCATAAAGTGCTCGATCTCATAGGAGACCTCTATATACTGGGTATGCCGCTTATCGGTCATGTAGTAGCTGTAAAGAGCGGCCATAAATTGAATATGGAACTTGTGAAGAAACTTAAAAAGGAGTGA
- the fabZ gene encoding 3-hydroxyacyl-ACP dehydratase FabZ, whose product MGEKALDILGKTLDINQIQQILPHRYPFLFVDKIVEVSEKKVVGIKNVTINEPFFQGHFPGHPIMPGVLIIEAMAQVGGVGALNMRDNLGKLAYFLSINNARFRKPVLPGDVLRIEVDLLKTKLSVMQVHAVAKVGDDVVAEADLMFAFIRSSEEEKK is encoded by the coding sequence ATGGGTGAAAAAGCGCTTGATATATTAGGGAAGACGCTGGATATAAACCAGATACAGCAGATATTGCCCCACAGGTATCCGTTCCTGTTCGTCGACAAGATAGTCGAAGTAAGCGAAAAAAAGGTCGTCGGCATTAAGAATGTCACTATAAACGAACCTTTCTTTCAGGGCCACTTTCCGGGGCATCCGATAATGCCGGGAGTCCTTATCATAGAGGCGATGGCCCAGGTAGGCGGCGTCGGCGCGCTCAATATGAGAGATAACCTGGGAAAGCTTGCGTATTTTTTAAGCATAAATAACGCCAGATTTCGGAAGCCGGTGCTGCCCGGAGACGTCTTGAGGATAGAGGTCGATCTCCTGAAGACAAAGCTTAGCGTCATGCAGGTACATGCGGTGGCAAAGGTCGGTGATGATGTGGTTGCCGAGGCAGACCTCATGTTCGCGTTCATCAGGTCGTCTGAAGAAGAGAAGAAATAA
- the lpxI gene encoding UDP-2,3-diacylglucosamine diphosphatase LpxI (LpxI, functionally equivalent to LpxH, replaces it in LPS biosynthesis in a minority of bacteria.) translates to MTRIGLVAGSGKLPSVFARVAKDKGDIVIAFALKGVTDSGLEEHVHKIHWFEWGDLKKAVLLLAAERIRKIVMLGKVKKETVFKDDKNLDADAKSILNKIDGKQDYQILNGIADFLGKFGVEVLDSTTYLKDLIPSKGLLTRREPTKKELEDIEYGSSVARTMSMFDIGQTIAVKDRSVIAVEAAEGTDETILRSGSLVKGGFVVVKVARPNQDMRLDVPLIGPDTLMTLIKAGGSVLALEEKKTILMDKDGLVKLADENGISVVII, encoded by the coding sequence ATGACAAGAATAGGTCTGGTCGCAGGTTCAGGTAAGCTTCCTTCTGTTTTTGCCCGCGTGGCGAAAGACAAAGGGGATATTGTGATAGCGTTCGCCCTTAAAGGGGTGACCGATTCGGGTCTGGAAGAGCACGTCCACAAGATACACTGGTTCGAATGGGGCGATCTCAAGAAGGCTGTCCTATTGCTGGCTGCCGAGAGGATAAGGAAGATCGTAATGCTGGGCAAGGTAAAGAAAGAGACGGTCTTTAAAGACGACAAGAATCTTGACGCCGACGCAAAGTCGATCCTGAATAAGATCGACGGAAAGCAGGACTACCAGATACTTAACGGGATAGCCGATTTTCTGGGTAAATTCGGCGTTGAGGTCCTCGATTCCACCACATATCTTAAAGACCTTATACCCTCTAAGGGCCTTCTTACCAGGAGAGAGCCTACAAAAAAGGAGCTGGAAGATATAGAATACGGTAGTTCTGTCGCAAGAACGATGTCCATGTTCGATATAGGCCAGACGATCGCCGTGAAAGACAGGTCTGTCATCGCCGTGGAAGCCGCTGAGGGGACGGATGAGACGATCCTCCGCTCCGGCTCCCTTGTCAAGGGCGGATTCGTCGTAGTGAAAGTCGCGCGTCCTAACCAGGATATGCGGCTCGATGTGCCGCTTATCGGGCCGGATACTCTTATGACTCTTATAAAGGCAGGCGGCAGCGTTCTCGCCCTTGAGGAAAAAAAGACCATCCTTATGGATAAGGATGGTCTTGTAAAGCTCGCCGACGAAAACGGAATATCCGTCGTAATAATTTAG
- the glnA gene encoding type I glutamate--ammonia ligase: MLRGKGSEAKVLKMVKDNNINTIQLWFVDILGILKCVSITPRDLEEALYHGKGFDGSSVTGFAEAQESDIIAMPDPATFQILPWEGSAEPVARLFCDILNPDRTPYAGDSRYALKRQLDRAEKMGLTLYIGPELEYFYFKSEKAPETLDEGTYFELIPNDIADVLRNKTVGILEKMGIPMEASHHEVAPSQHEIDLRYSKALTMADNIITARYCIKEVAKAHGVYATFMPKPIYGVAGSGMHVHQSLFKGDKNAFYDRDDKHHLSAIAKHFIAGQIKHSREICALTAQWVNSYKRLVAGYEAPVYSSWAQKNRTALIRVPVYRPGNEKATRAELRCPDPSANPYLAFAVMLAAGLDGIEKQYKAPEPVEPNIYKMEMSEREHRGLVALPGNLYQAIAETEKSALVKEALGEHIFTRFLINKKKEWEDYRTQITGYEIKKYLPLL; the protein is encoded by the coding sequence ATGCTGCGCGGAAAAGGAAGCGAAGCCAAAGTCCTTAAGATGGTAAAGGACAATAACATCAACACCATACAATTATGGTTCGTCGATATCCTCGGCATATTGAAGTGCGTTTCTATAACGCCGAGGGACCTCGAGGAGGCGCTCTACCACGGCAAGGGATTCGACGGCTCTTCGGTGACGGGCTTTGCCGAGGCGCAGGAATCCGATATCATAGCGATGCCTGACCCGGCGACGTTCCAGATACTGCCGTGGGAGGGATCGGCCGAACCGGTAGCAAGGTTATTCTGCGACATACTGAACCCCGATAGGACGCCTTATGCCGGCGACTCCAGATACGCGCTGAAAAGGCAGCTTGATAGGGCCGAAAAGATGGGGCTGACCCTTTACATAGGCCCGGAGCTTGAATATTTCTACTTTAAATCCGAGAAAGCTCCTGAGACCCTGGACGAAGGGACATATTTTGAGCTCATCCCTAATGATATCGCGGACGTCTTGAGGAACAAGACCGTCGGGATACTGGAAAAGATGGGCATACCCATGGAGGCGAGCCACCACGAAGTCGCCCCGTCCCAGCACGAGATAGACTTAAGGTACAGCAAGGCTTTAACTATGGCCGATAATATCATAACGGCCAGATACTGCATAAAGGAAGTGGCAAAGGCTCATGGCGTCTACGCTACCTTCATGCCTAAGCCCATATACGGCGTGGCCGGGAGCGGTATGCACGTCCATCAATCCTTGTTCAAAGGCGACAAGAACGCTTTTTATGACAGAGACGACAAGCACCACCTGTCGGCCATCGCGAAACATTTCATAGCCGGGCAGATAAAACACTCCAGAGAGATATGCGCCCTTACCGCGCAATGGGTCAATTCTTATAAGAGGCTTGTCGCGGGATATGAGGCGCCGGTATACTCGTCATGGGCGCAAAAGAACAGGACGGCGCTTATAAGGGTGCCGGTATACAGGCCCGGGAACGAGAAGGCAACGAGGGCTGAGCTGCGGTGCCCGGACCCGTCAGCCAATCCGTATCTGGCCTTCGCCGTCATGCTGGCCGCCGGACTCGACGGCATAGAGAAACAATATAAGGCGCCTGAGCCGGTCGAGCCGAACATATACAAGATGGAGATGTCCGAGCGGGAACACAGGGGCCTCGTAGCGTTGCCGGGGAATCTCTATCAAGCCATAGCGGAGACTGAAAAGAGCGCCCTGGTAAAAGAGGCGCTCGGAGAGCATATATTCACAAGGTTCCTGATAAATAAGAAGAAGGAGTGGGAGGACTACAGGACGCAGATAACGGGCTACGAGATCAAGAAGTACCTGCCGCTGCTCTAA
- the lpxB gene encoding lipid-A-disaccharide synthase, whose amino-acid sequence MNILIVAGEPSGDLHASNLVKDLRSMRQGLRFFGPGGELSKEAGVEVIFDISKLALVGAVEVVKNIATVGKAYKAVMSKIEAQKPDLAILVDYPGFNLRLAKALKKRSIPVVYYISPQIWAWGLDRIEIIKRCVKKMIVFFKFEEELYKRYGVDAEFVGHPLVDIVKMTLPKDDVMKAYDLLKGKKTIALLPGSRSLEVRSFLPVMLSAAGILNDKLKGAQFIIARHPGLPLRFYEEAVGNSGLDVRIATSDTYNIVGASDFAIVASGTATLETAIIGTPFVMMYKTSFLTYILYKAVMKSPFVGLVNVIAGKEVVPELLQYDATPANIAAKSVEIMENAGKMAAMLSDLQAVKVSLGGPGARLRAAKSILPLLQ is encoded by the coding sequence ATGAATATCCTCATAGTGGCCGGAGAACCGTCCGGCGACCTACATGCTTCCAATCTCGTAAAAGACTTAAGATCTATGCGGCAGGGCTTGCGTTTTTTCGGGCCCGGCGGCGAACTCTCCAAAGAGGCCGGCGTTGAAGTCATCTTCGACATATCGAAACTGGCGTTGGTCGGCGCGGTCGAGGTGGTAAAGAACATAGCTACCGTCGGAAAAGCCTATAAGGCGGTCATGTCGAAGATAGAAGCCCAAAAGCCGGACCTGGCCATACTGGTCGACTACCCCGGCTTTAACCTGAGACTGGCAAAAGCCCTGAAGAAGAGGTCGATACCCGTCGTATACTACATAAGCCCGCAGATATGGGCGTGGGGGCTCGACAGGATCGAGATAATTAAGAGATGCGTAAAGAAGATGATCGTATTTTTCAAGTTCGAGGAGGAGCTGTACAAGAGATACGGAGTGGACGCGGAATTTGTGGGCCATCCCCTAGTCGATATAGTTAAGATGACTCTGCCCAAGGATGACGTAATGAAGGCGTACGATCTTTTAAAAGGAAAGAAGACGATCGCCCTCCTGCCCGGCTCGCGCTCTCTCGAGGTAAGGTCTTTCCTTCCGGTGATGCTGTCCGCCGCAGGCATCCTGAACGACAAACTGAAAGGCGCGCAATTCATAATAGCGCGCCATCCCGGCCTTCCCTTACGTTTCTACGAAGAAGCGGTCGGCAATTCAGGCCTCGACGTCAGGATCGCTACAAGCGATACATATAATATCGTGGGCGCCTCCGACTTCGCAATAGTAGCGTCGGGGACGGCAACTCTTGAGACCGCCATAATAGGGACGCCTTTTGTCATGATGTATAAGACAAGCTTCCTGACATATATATTATATAAGGCCGTCATGAAGTCTCCCTTCGTGGGTCTCGTCAATGTCATCGCCGGAAAAGAAGTGGTGCCGGAACTCTTGCAGTACGACGCAACGCCGGCTAATATAGCCGCCAAGTCCGTCGAGATAATGGAAAACGCCGGCAAGATGGCCGCCATGCTAAGCGACCTGCAGGCCGTCAAGGTTTCTTTAGGCGGACCCGGCGCGCGCCTCCGCGCCGCCAAATCCATCCTTCCTCTGCTTCAATAA
- a CDS encoding Gfo/Idh/MocA family oxidoreductase yields MEKIKIGVVGVGRLGTFHTKVYSRLDNVKLVGICDCNLEQALEAGKKYHTSSYADYEELFDKVQAVSIAVPTSLHYNIAKEFLNHDIHVLIEKPITKTLSEAEELVQIARDRNLIIQVGHIERFNSAVLAIEPYLKKPKFIECQRLGPFHKRVKDVGVVLDLMIHDIDIVLGLMEQDVVNIEAVGLSTISDHEDVANVRLTFEDGTIADITASRVTKDVVRKMRIFQEDSYVSLDYVTQDAAIFKKTDDRIIKEKIKIKKKEALKRELKSFIECVRTGKRPKVSGVEGKRALQVALQITEKILPSKKP; encoded by the coding sequence ATGGAAAAGATAAAAATCGGAGTAGTAGGTGTCGGCCGTCTGGGCACATTCCACACCAAGGTCTATTCGAGGCTCGACAACGTAAAACTGGTAGGCATATGCGACTGCAACCTGGAGCAGGCCCTGGAGGCCGGTAAGAAGTACCATACTTCCAGTTATGCCGATTATGAAGAGCTTTTTGATAAGGTCCAAGCCGTAAGTATAGCCGTCCCCACGAGTCTGCATTACAACATAGCCAAAGAGTTCCTGAACCACGACATTCACGTCTTAATAGAAAAACCGATCACAAAGACCCTTTCGGAAGCTGAAGAGCTGGTCCAGATAGCCAGGGACAGGAACCTCATAATCCAGGTGGGCCATATCGAAAGGTTCAATTCGGCGGTCCTCGCGATAGAGCCTTATCTCAAGAAACCGAAATTCATAGAATGCCAGAGGCTTGGGCCGTTTCACAAGAGGGTGAAGGACGTGGGCGTGGTCCTGGACCTCATGATACACGATATAGACATAGTCCTGGGACTGATGGAGCAGGATGTAGTCAATATAGAGGCTGTGGGGCTTAGCACAATATCGGACCATGAAGACGTCGCGAACGTCCGACTGACATTCGAAGACGGGACGATCGCCGACATAACGGCGAGCCGCGTCACAAAAGACGTCGTCAGGAAGATGCGCATATTCCAGGAAGACTCCTACGTTTCGCTGGACTACGTCACCCAGGACGCCGCGATATTCAAAAAGACCGATGATAGGATAATAAAAGAGAAGATAAAGATAAAGAAGAAAGAGGCGTTGAAGCGGGAGTTGAAGTCGTTCATCGAATGCGTAAGGACCGGCAAGCGGCCTAAGGTTTCCGGCGTAGAAGGAAAGCGCGCCCTTCAGGTAGCGCTTCAAATAACGGAAAAGATACTACCTTCCAAGAAACCATGA